The proteins below are encoded in one region of Hordeum vulgare subsp. vulgare chromosome 3H, MorexV3_pseudomolecules_assembly, whole genome shotgun sequence:
- the LOC123444197 gene encoding GDSL esterase/lipase At5g45910-like → MGRREALAVLLAVVLAAAAAPGEADAAKGKAKGKYRALFNFGDSLADAGNLIANGVPDILATARLPYGQTYFGKPTGRCSDGRLVVDHLAQEFGLPLLPPSKANHSDFRYGANFAITGATALDTPYFEARGLGAVVWNSGALMTQIQWFRDLKPFFCNSTKEECKEFYANSLFVVGEFGGNDYNAPLFAGKGLTEAYKFMPDVIQGISDGVEELIAEGAVDLIVPGVMPTGCFPVYLNMLDMPAHEYGARSGCIRQYNTFSWVHNAHLKKALEKLRPKYPNVRIIYGDYYTPVVQFMLQPEKFGFYKQLPRACCGAPGSVAKAAYNFNVTAKCGEPGATACADPTTHWSWDGIHLTEAAYGHIARGWLYGPFADQPIVQSS, encoded by the exons ATGGGGAGGAGGGAGGCGCTCgcggtcctcctcgccgtcgtcctcgcggcggcggcggcgccggggGAGGCGGACGCGGCCAAGGGGAAGGCCAAGGGGAAGTACCGCGCGCTGTTCAACTTCGGGGACTCGCTGGCCGACGCCGGGAACCTCATCGCCAACGGCGTCCCGGACATCCTCGCCACCGCCAGGCTGCCCTACGGCCAGACCTACTTCGGCAAGCCCACCGGACGCTGCTCCGACGGCCGCCTCGTCGTCGACCACCTGG CGCAGGAGTTCGGGCTGCCGCTGCTGCCGCCGTCCAAGGCCAACCACTCCGACTTCAGGTACGGGGCCAACTTCGCCATCACCGGCGCCACCGCGCTCGACACGCCCTACTTCGAGGCCAGGGGCCTCGGCGCCGTCGTCTGGAACTCCGGCGCTCTCATGACCCAAATCCAGTGGTTCCGTGACCTCAAGCCCTTCTTCTGCAACTCCACCAAGG AGGAGTGCAAGGAGTTCTACGCCAACTCGTTGTTCGTAGTCGGCGAGTTCGGTGGCAACGACTACAACGCGCCCCTGTTTGCAGGGAAGGGCCTCACAGAGGCCTACAAGTTCATGCCCGATGTCATCCAGGGCATCTCCGACGGCGTTGAG GAATTGATCGCCGAGGGGGCAGTGGATCTCATTGTGCCAGGGGTGATGCCCACCGGCTGCTTCCCCGTCTACCTGAACATGCTCGACATGCCAGCCCACGAGTATGGCGCACGGAGCGGGTGCATCCGTCAGTACAACACCTTCTCATGGGTGCACAACGCACACCTCAAGAAAGCGCTCGAGAAGCTCCGGCCCAAGTACCCCAATGTGCGGATCATCTACGGCGACTACTACACACCGGTTGTCCAGTTCATGCTCCAGCCTGAGAAGTTTG GATTCTACAAGCAGTTGCCTAGGGCATGCTGTGGGGCTCCTGGGTCCGTTGCCAAGGCGGCCTACAACTTCAATGTCACAGCCAAATGCGGTGAGCCTGGTGCCACTGCTTGTGCTGATCCAACGACCCACTGGAGCTGGGACGGCATTCACTTGACGGAGGCTGCTTATGGCCATATCGCCAGGGGTTGGCTATATGGCCCTTTCGCAGACCAACCGATTGTTCAGTCCTCGTGA